GCGGCGCCCCAGCAGCTCCACTTGCGCATCGCTCAGCGGTTTAACAGCCGAGCGCGGCGACGGTTTTCCTTTGGAAGTCATGACCCCTATTGTGCCTCAGGGCGACGAACTCAAGAAAGCGCCCTACGCCTGCCAACCTTCAACCAGTGGTATCGCCAGCGCACCTATTTGTGTCTTTTTACTTGGTAAACTCAAGCAAACAGGCAAAAATAGAGACTTTCCGACCAACCGATGCTCATTTCTTCAAAGGCTCAGGAACAACAGTAAAAAGCGCGATTACTTCTGCGGCGGAGCCGGAGGCGCACCAACCAGTCCAAGCCGCGTCAACGGTGACGCAGTGAGCTGGCGCACGGCAAGCGTGAGACCGAACATCAGGCAGCCCACGCCGAGGATAGCGGCCATAGTCAACGCGCACGCGCCGTTCTTGGCCCACATCGCCATCATGCCGAGTCCCGGGTAGATCTGCCAGAGCATGTAGCCTGCATAAACGCAGGAGACCACGCCGAACGTAATCATGATGCTGCCGACAATCTGTATGCTGGCCGACGACATACGGCTGCCGGGGCTATCCATTCCGGATTTACGCGTGAACGCGAGAGCAAGCATCATCAGTCCTCCACCGATCAGAAGCGACATCAGCGCATCGGACGGGCGGTGCCAACGGCAAATGACCACAGAAGCCGCGACAAGGATGCTATACACTCCCCCAAGCACCGCGACCAACGCCCTCCAGACCCGCGGGACCGCGACGAGCAATGCCAACACACAAGCAACGGCGAGCAAGGTATGCCCCGACGGAGCCGTATTGCTATGCAAAGAAGCAGTGCGCGTAATCATCGGACGCGGCAAAATGCGCTTGAGCCATGAGGCGCCGTAAGCGACGATGCCAAAGACCACAATCTGCCCCAACAACCACCAACGTTTGCGAACCGCGGCAACGATAAAGGCGACCAAGGCCGCCAGCAAGCTGATTGCGGGGATCGTAGCCCTGTAGCTCAATACCTGGGAAACCCCGACAATCCAAGACGGAGCAACACCTTTGAGATTTTGCCATACAATTTCATCGAAATTCTGACCTTCCAAGGTGTGCACGCCGAACCAGTACACCCCAGCCGCCGCCGCGAAGCAGACCAAAGCAAGTGCCACCGCGAGAATACAGCTGGACACACGCGGATGGATGGTCAGCGGGTCAATCTGGGCAAGTCCCTTTTCAATCTCGTCTTCGCCTCCGGAAGCGTCTT
The window above is part of the Bifidobacterium sp. ESL0732 genome. Proteins encoded here:
- a CDS encoding phosphatase PAP2 family protein, which translates into the protein MTDDSNAQAVPTGNSDEPRQHDQRKIEIPVPPRVQVATPASSQSAGLTPGTKQEQASQSAGRSSTDGQSKRDPLSAPAKESLNSSLNQVQPIYDSFTESATSSQPEPVNFVAFGNENEAFDGDDKVSANSAFAVGASTGKTNVEFSAAISSGDASKDASGGEDEIEKGLAQIDPLTIHPRVSSCILAVALALVCFAAAAGVYWFGVHTLEGQNFDEIVWQNLKGVAPSWIVGVSQVLSYRATIPAISLLAALVAFIVAAVRKRWWLLGQIVVFGIVAYGASWLKRILPRPMITRTASLHSNTAPSGHTLLAVACVLALLVAVPRVWRALVAVLGGVYSILVAASVVICRWHRPSDALMSLLIGGGLMMLALAFTRKSGMDSPGSRMSSASIQIVGSIMITFGVVSCVYAGYMLWQIYPGLGMMAMWAKNGACALTMAAILGVGCLMFGLTLAVRQLTASPLTRLGLVGAPPAPPQK